One window of Triticum dicoccoides isolate Atlit2015 ecotype Zavitan chromosome 5A, WEW_v2.0, whole genome shotgun sequence genomic DNA carries:
- the LOC119299552 gene encoding putative protease Do-like 14: MASPTPPAATDATAGAGAGAEMPPKDEDAAIRLRRSLFGSDEELEQEPESPSSSGEDSGASDSSEDDFTEEGLRARDAVLSVAKSVVALAASVDGDPSSTFACTGTVVAREGLAAWIMTSATLIRKHDSGTEVHELSSVKIEVLLPNKKVVKGQLLMYDLHYNVAIVSVECEADLLVAVLADLPGSYFLTPTPVVSVAWKFESGSLQLKRGETFRAVSELDCNELMVCTCQMEPQRQNKDNSIQYITTIFIGGLLIDLEGRIVGMNFIDENKTPFLPVQLVGRCLKHFRKFGRIKQPFLGIRGRGLHMLELKDLEKICHKYHKPPSGILVEKISEVSSANCGGIEAGDIINKLDGVVLHSPAQLTTMLLDTMEVAVNMQPVVLQATVLRPRDGTTFVANLKVVECPHGECHMLLKNRWRLPPPKEYWWGPSEWHDYSD, encoded by the exons ATGGCGTCGCCAACCCCACCGGCCGCGACGGACGCCaccgccggagccggagccggagcggaGATGCCACCCAAGGACGAAGACGCAG CAATTCGCCTTCGCCGCAGCCTGTTCGGCAGCGACGAGGAGTTGGAGCAGGAGCCGGAGTCGCCCTCGTCGTCCGGCGAGGACTCCGGTGCCAGCGACAGCTCCGAGGACGATTTCACGGAGGAGGGCTTGAGGGCGAGGGACGCGGTGCTGAGCGTGGCCAAGTCCGTCGTCGCCCTCGCCGCCTCCGTCG ATGGAGATCCCTCGTCCACCTTCGCCTGCACGGGCACCGTGGTCGCTCGCGAGGGCCTTGCGGCCTGGATCATGACCTCTGCAACTCTGATCAGGAAGCACGACAGCGGCACCGAGGTCCATGAACTTTCCAGTGTGAAG ATTGAGGTGCTCCTGCCTAACAAAAAGGTTGTCAAGGGGCAGTTGCTGATGTACGATTTGCACTATAATGTCGCCATCGTTTCCGTCGAGTGCGAAGCTGATCTCCTCGTGGCGGTGCTCGCCGACCTCCCGGGCTCCTACTTCCTGACACCTACTCCAGTCGTTTCGGTTGCCTGGAAATTTGAGTCTGGAAGTTTGCAGCTGAAACGTGGGGAGACATTCCGTGCAGTTAGCGAGTTAGATTGCAATGAACTTATGGTCTGCACTTGTCAAATGGAGCCTCAGAGGCAAAACAAGGATAACAGCATTCAGTATATTACGACG ATTTTCATTGGGGGTCTTCTGATTGATTTGGAAGGAAGAATTGTTGGTATGAATTTCATAGACGAGAATAAAACTCCCTTTTTGCCTGTCCAGCTTGTTGGGAGATGCCTGAAACATTTCAGAAAGTTTGG GCGAATCAAACAACCATTTCTAGGAATAAGGGGCCGGGGGCTTCACATGTTGGAATTAAAGGACTTGGAGAAAATATGCCACAAGTACCATAAGCCACCTTCTGGAATTCTGGTGGAGAAG ATTTCTGAAGTATCATCTGCAAATTGTGGAGGCATTGAGGCTGGTGATATCATTAATAAACTTGATGGAGTTGTTTTGCACTCTCCAGCACAG CTTACAACAATGCTTCTAGACACAATGGAGGTTGCAGTGAATATGCAGCCAGTCGTCCTCCAG GCGACTGTCTTGAGACCCAGGGATGGTACAACATTTGTTGCAAACCTAAAAGTAGTGGAATGCCCCCATGGTGAATGCCATATGTTGCTCAAAAACAG ATGGAGACTGCCACCGCCAAAAGAGTATTGGTGGGGGCCAAGTGAATGGCATGATTACTCCGACTAA